The Pan paniscus chromosome 1, NHGRI_mPanPan1-v2.0_pri, whole genome shotgun sequence genome has a segment encoding these proteins:
- the AKR7A3 gene encoding aflatoxin B1 aldehyde reductase member 3 isoform X2, with translation MSRQLSRARPATVLGAMEMGRRMDAPTSAAVTRAFLERGHTEIDTAFVYSEGQSETILGGLGLGLGGSDCRVKIDTKAIPLFGNSLKPDSLRFQLETSLKRLQCPRVDLFYLHMPDHSTSVEETLRACHQLHQEGMYNAITRQVETELFPCLRHFGLRFYAFNPLAGGLLTGKYKYEDKDGKQPVGRFFGNTWAEMYRNRYWKEHHFESIALVEKALQAAYGASAPSMTSATLRWMYHHSQLQGAHGDAVILGMSSLEQLEQNLAAAEEGPLEPAVVDAFNQAWHLVAHECPNYFR, from the exons ATGTCCCGGCAGCTGTCGCGGGCCCGGCCAGCCACGGTGCTGGGCGCCATGGAGATGGGGCGCCGCATGGACGCGCCCACCAGCGCCGCAGTCACGCGCGCCTTCCTGGAGCGCGGCCACACCGAGATAGACACGGCCTTCGTGTACAGCGAGGGCCAGTCCGAGACCATCCTTGGCGGCCTGGGGCTCGGGCTGGGCGGCAGCGACTGCAGAG TGAAAATTGATACCAAGGCCATTCCACTGTTTGGGAACTCCCTGAAGCCTGACAGTCTCCGGTTCCAGCTGGAGACGTCACTGAAGCGGCTGCAGTGTCCCCGAGTGGACCTCTTCTACCTGCATATGCCAGACCACAGCACCTCGGTGGAAGAGACACTGCGTGCCTGCCACCAGCTGCACCAGGAG GGCATGTACAACGCCATCACCCGGCAGGTGGAAACGGAGCTCTTCCCCTGCCTCAGGCACTTTGGACTGAGGTTCTATGCCTTCAACCCTCTGGCTG GGGGCCTGCTGACTGGCAAGTACAAGTATGAGGACAAGGACGGGAAACAGCCCGTGGGCCGCTTCTTTGGGAATACCTGGGCAGAGATGTACAGGAATCG CTACTGGAAGGAGCACCACTTCGAGAGCATTGCCCTGGTGGAGAAGGCCCTGCAGGCCGCATATGGCGCCAGCGCCCCCAGCATGACCTCGGCCACCCTCCGGTGGATGTACCACCACTCACAGCTGCAG GGTGCCCATGGGGACGCGGTCATCCTGGGCATGTCCAGCCTGGAGCAGCTGGAGCAGAACTTGGCAGCGGCAGAGGAAGGGCCCCTGGAGCCGGCTGTCGTGGACGCCTTTAATCAAGCCTGGCATTTGGTTGCTCACGAATGTCCCAACTACTTCCGCTAG
- the AKR7A3 gene encoding aflatoxin B1 aldehyde reductase member 3 isoform X1, producing MSRQLSRARPATVLGAMEMGRRMDAPTSAAVTRAFLERGHTEIDTAFVYSEGQSETILGGLGLGLGGSDCRVKIDTKAIPLFGNSLKPDSLRFQLETSLKRLQCPRVDLFYLHMPDHSTSVEETLRACHQLHQEGKFVELGLSNYATWEVAEICTLCKSNGWILPTVYQGMYNAITRQVETELFPCLRHFGLRFYAFNPLAGGLLTGKYKYEDKDGKQPVGRFFGNTWAEMYRNRYWKEHHFESIALVEKALQAAYGASAPSMTSATLRWMYHHSQLQGAHGDAVILGMSSLEQLEQNLAAAEEGPLEPAVVDAFNQAWHLVAHECPNYFR from the exons ATGTCCCGGCAGCTGTCGCGGGCCCGGCCAGCCACGGTGCTGGGCGCCATGGAGATGGGGCGCCGCATGGACGCGCCCACCAGCGCCGCAGTCACGCGCGCCTTCCTGGAGCGCGGCCACACCGAGATAGACACGGCCTTCGTGTACAGCGAGGGCCAGTCCGAGACCATCCTTGGCGGCCTGGGGCTCGGGCTGGGCGGCAGCGACTGCAGAG TGAAAATTGATACCAAGGCCATTCCACTGTTTGGGAACTCCCTGAAGCCTGACAGTCTCCGGTTCCAGCTGGAGACGTCACTGAAGCGGCTGCAGTGTCCCCGAGTGGACCTCTTCTACCTGCATATGCCAGACCACAGCACCTCGGTGGAAGAGACACTGCGTGCCTGCCACCAGCTGCACCAGGAG GGCAAGTTCGTGGAGCTTGGCCTCTCCAACTATGCCACCTGGGAAGTGGCCGAGATCTGTACCCTCTGCAAGAGCAACGGCTGGATCCTGCCCACTGTGTACCAG GGCATGTACAACGCCATCACCCGGCAGGTGGAAACGGAGCTCTTCCCCTGCCTCAGGCACTTTGGACTGAGGTTCTATGCCTTCAACCCTCTGGCTG GGGGCCTGCTGACTGGCAAGTACAAGTATGAGGACAAGGACGGGAAACAGCCCGTGGGCCGCTTCTTTGGGAATACCTGGGCAGAGATGTACAGGAATCG CTACTGGAAGGAGCACCACTTCGAGAGCATTGCCCTGGTGGAGAAGGCCCTGCAGGCCGCATATGGCGCCAGCGCCCCCAGCATGACCTCGGCCACCCTCCGGTGGATGTACCACCACTCACAGCTGCAG GGTGCCCATGGGGACGCGGTCATCCTGGGCATGTCCAGCCTGGAGCAGCTGGAGCAGAACTTGGCAGCGGCAGAGGAAGGGCCCCTGGAGCCGGCTGTCGTGGACGCCTTTAATCAAGCCTGGCATTTGGTTGCTCACGAATGTCCCAACTACTTCCGCTAG